ACACAGGGAGCGGGGGTATCCATTTGGCGTTCCCATGCGATCGGCCCTCACCCCCCTGCCCCCGCTCCCAACATTGGGAGAGGGGGGTATCCTATGAGCGTTCCAATGCGGCGGCAAAGCCGCCGCATTGGAACGCCAAATTCTGGCCCGCTCCCCTGCCAGGCCAGGTGGTACGGGGGAGGGGTACCCATGTAGCCCAGCAGGCTGGGCGAAAACCCTACACCTGAAAATATCCCCCCTGCCCCCGCTCCCAACGTGCGGGGAAGGGGTTTGCGCATCCCAATGCAGCATACAAAAACCTACCTCCGAAAGGGATACAGGGGCGGGGTACGCTGATGCTTGCGAGCGCGCAGCCGTAGTGGCGCGCACGTAAAATTCTGCTACAATAGCCGGCACCGCAAATTCCATGTTTCGCACAAGGCTAAGGAGGCACACAATGGGGATTATTGCATGGTTGGTCTTTGGCGCGGTTGCGGGCTGGGTCGCAAGCATGATCGCCGGCACAAACGAGCGGCAGGGCTGCTTGCTGAACATTATTGTCGGCGTAGTCGGCGCGTTTATCGGTGGGTTTGTGTATTCATTGCTCACGGGGCGCCAGCTCGACTTCGGCTTCGACCTGACCAGCTTCCTGGTGGCAGTGGCCGGGGCAGTGATCTTGCTGTTTTTAATCACCAGCTCGCAGCGCCGGCGCCGGCGCTAGAACACTGGTAGCGTATGGGTTAAGGCGTGTATGCGCAACTTGTTGGGGCGTGCCTTCGTACGATCGATATAGACGATCGGTGTGCCGGGCTAATACCCGCAACAATACGAAGGAGCGCTACGATGGGACTGATCTCGTGGATCATCTTTGGGGCGCTGGCTGGCTGGGTGGCGAGCATTGCGACCGGCCGCAGCGAGCGCCAGGGCTGCCTGACGAATGTAATCGTCGGTGTGTTGGGCGCGTTCATTGGTGGGTTTATTGTCGAGTGGCTCACCGGCGCAACCGTGACGTATGCGTGGAACTGGCGCAGCTTTGGCGTTGCCGTGATTGGCGCGGTAGTACTATTGGCGATCACCGGCTGGGGCCAACGCCGGCAGCGTTAGCGCATGGGCCATGCAGGCTGAGCCGGCGTTGCGATCAGGCCGGGGGCTTGAAGTGACTGCTGCTGCGGTTGGGCGATCGATCCTGGCGATGAACAGCGAACAGCCGCCTGCTTGTTGAAGCAGGCGGCTGCTCGTTTGTGTTTGGTCGAGTGCGCTGGGTTGTAGTACGATGCGGCTGATGCAAAGAGGGATTGCGAGGGCGACCGAGGCGACAATGAGGGCAACGTTCACGAGGTCTCATTTGGTCATCAGCCGTATTCTGTTGTTGATGTCCAGCGCCTTTCTGATTTAAGAATACGCTATATGCAGCGTAGGCTCAATAGTTCCAATCTCCTACTTTTGTATATGCCATGTGTCGTATGAGTACCAGTGGCAGGGATGACCGCTGGTGCAAATCAGTGGTATCATGGCCTGGTAGTTTCGCGGCATGGATGGGTGGATTGTATGCCGAAAGCGCAGAAGACCTTATTCGACAACCAGCGCGACGAGGCGCTACAGCGCCAGGCGCCACTGGCCGCGCGCATGCGGCCGCGCACACTCGACGAATTCGTCGGCCAGGATCAGATCGTTGGCGAGGGCCGGCTGCTGCGCCGCGCGATTGCCAACGACACACTATTCTCGATCATCCTGTGGGGGCCACCCGGCAGCGGCAAGACCACGCTGGCGCGGATTGTGGCCGAAACCACCAACGCGCACTTCGAGCCGATCTCAGCGGTGTCGGCCGGCGTGGCTGATCTGCGGCGAGTGGTGAAAGAGGCCGAAGATCGGCTGGGCATGTTCAAGCAGAGCACGGTGCTCTTCATCGACGAGATCCACCGCTTCAATAAGGCCCAGCAAGATGCAGTGCTGCCATATGTCGAAGATGGCACGGTGATTCTGATCGGCGCGACGACCGAAAACCCCTCGTTCGAGGTCAACTCGGCGCTGCTCTCGCGCGCGCGGGTGTTTGTGCTCGAGGCGCTGCGCGACGAACAGATCGGCACG
The sequence above is drawn from the Candidatus Kouleothrix ribensis genome and encodes:
- a CDS encoding GlsB/YeaQ/YmgE family stress response membrane protein; this translates as MGIIAWLVFGAVAGWVASMIAGTNERQGCLLNIIVGVVGAFIGGFVYSLLTGRQLDFGFDLTSFLVAVAGAVILLFLITSSQRRRRR
- a CDS encoding GlsB/YeaQ/YmgE family stress response membrane protein — encoded protein: MGLISWIIFGALAGWVASIATGRSERQGCLTNVIVGVLGAFIGGFIVEWLTGATVTYAWNWRSFGVAVIGAVVLLAITGWGQRRQR